A genomic window from Motacilla alba alba isolate MOTALB_02 chromosome 6, Motacilla_alba_V1.0_pri, whole genome shotgun sequence includes:
- the LOC119702483 gene encoding BRCA2 and CDKN1A-interacting protein, with protein MATPAKRRARGPAGEQGSHSGSGSSEGSDSGSESSGCSDSDEPIAEEVNVEFEAHSISDNDYNGIKKLLQQLFLKAPVNTAELTDILIQQNHIGSIIKQAEVQEDSSDDEEDDDEVFGFISCLNLTERKGTQCAEQIKELLLSRCEQSCEQRVVEQLSKLLNDSTKPVGLILSERFINVPPQIALPMHQQLQKELTEAQRTNKPCGKCHYYLLISKTFTEATKSNSKRKEGRNQPKEELMFANAEEEFFHEKALLKFNYSVQEESDTCLGGRWSFDDVPMKPLRTVIVVPADGIHGIMDKLKDYLSL; from the exons ATGGCCACGCCGGCCAAGCGCCGGGCGCGGGGCCCCGCCGGGGAGCAGGGCTCCCACAGCGGCTCCGGCAGCTCCGAGGGCTCCGACAGCGGCTCCGAGAGCTCCGGGTGCTCGGACTCGGACGAGCCCATCGCTGAG GAAGTAAATGTTGAATTTGAGGCACATTCCATATCAGACAATGACTATAATGGGATAAAGAAGTTACTACAGCAG TTGTTTCTAAAAGCTCCTGTTAACACTGCTGAATTAACTGATATATTAATACAACAGAACCATATTGGGAGTATTATCAAG CAAGCAGAAGTGCAGGAAGACAGTTCTGATGAtgaagaagatgatgatgaagtATTTGGTTTTATAAGCTGCTTGAATTTAACAGAAAGGAAG GGCACCCAGTGTGCTGAGCAAATCAAAGAGCTGCTCCTGAGTcgctgtgagcagagctgtgagcagcgTGTGGTGGAGCAGCTGAGTAAACTCCTCAACGACAGCACAAAGCCTGTGGGGCTCATCCTGAGTGAAAGGTTCATCAATGTCCCTCCACAGATTGCTCTGCCcatgcaccagcagctcca GAAGGAGCTGACTGAGGCACAGAGAACAAACAAACCCTGTGGAAAGTGCCACTATTACCTCCTCATCAGCAAGACCTTTACAGAAGCCACAAAGAGCAATTccaagaggaaggaagggaggaatcAGCCAAAGGAGGAATTAATGTTTGCAAATGCAGAGGAAGAATTCTTTCATGAG AAAGCCCTTCTGAAATTCAACTACTCTGTGCAAGAGGAAAGTGACACCTGTCTGGGTGGCAGATGGTCCTTTGATGATGTACCCATGAAGCCTCTGAGGACAGTTATTGTAGTTCCAGCTGATGGAATCCATGGAATTATGGATAAACTCAAAGATTATCTCTCACTCTGA
- the UROS gene encoding uroporphyrinogen-III synthase isoform X1 → MKVLLLKDPKDKDSGPDPYIKELGSYSLEATLIPVLSFEFTSLDSLFGKLSHPECYGGLVFTSPRALEAIKICLKEKSKKEAWSNSLKQMWNIKPTYVVGKATASLVEEIGLVPQGEKAGNAEKLAEYICSREKPNSSALLFPCGALKREVLPTVLREKGIPLESLTVYQTAQHPDLQESLSSYFSQQGIPASVVFFSPSGVKFCLQHIQKLSGDLIDRVKFAAIGPSTAEALRGAGVAVSCTAGSPTAQDLAAAIHTALHPHSCSGPH, encoded by the exons ATGAAGgttctgctgctgaaggatCCCAAAGACAAAGATTCGGGACCAGATCCTTATATTAAA GAATTAGGATCATACAGCTTGGAAGCAACATTGATCCCAGTTTTGTCATTTGAATTCACGTCTCTTGACAGCTTATTTGGGAAG CTTTCCCATCCAGAGTGCTATGGGGGCCTAGTTTTTACCAGCCCAAGAGCATTAGAAGCCATCAAGATATGTTTAAAAGAGAAGAGTAAAAAAGAGG cCTGGTCAAATTCTCTTAAACAAATGTGGAATATCAAACCAACATATGTGGTAGGAAAAGCTACAGCTTCTTTAG TGGAAGAAATTGGTCTTGTTCCACAAGGAGAAAAGGCTGGAAATGCTGAGAAATTAGCTGAATATATTTGTTCAA GAGAGAAACCCAATTCCTCAGCTCTCCTATTTCCTTGTGGAGCCCTGAAAAGAGAAGTACTTCCTACAGTGCTTAGAGAAAAAG GCATACCCCTGGAAAGCCTCACTGTTTATCAAACAGCCCAACACCCTGATCTGCAGGAGTCTTTGAGCAGTTACTTCTCCCAGCAG GGGATCCCTGCCAGCGTCGTGTTCTTCAGCCCATCTGGTGTCAAGTTCTGCCTCCAGCACATCCAGAAGCTTTCAGGGGATTTGATCGACCGAGTCAAG TTCGCTGCCATCGGCCCCAGCACAGCGGAGGCCCTGCGAGGCGCCGGCGTCGCCGTGAGCTGCACTGCAGGGAGCCCCACGGCCCAGGacctggctgctgccatccacacagccctgcacccacacagctgctccgGGCCCCACTGa
- the UROS gene encoding uroporphyrinogen-III synthase isoform X2: MKVLLLKDPKDKDSGPDPYIKELGSYSLEATLIPVLSFEFTSLDSLFGKLSHPECYGGLVFTSPRALEAIKICLKEKSKKEVEEIGLVPQGEKAGNAEKLAEYICSREKPNSSALLFPCGALKREVLPTVLREKGIPLESLTVYQTAQHPDLQESLSSYFSQQGIPASVVFFSPSGVKFCLQHIQKLSGDLIDRVKFAAIGPSTAEALRGAGVAVSCTAGSPTAQDLAAAIHTALHPHSCSGPH, encoded by the exons ATGAAGgttctgctgctgaaggatCCCAAAGACAAAGATTCGGGACCAGATCCTTATATTAAA GAATTAGGATCATACAGCTTGGAAGCAACATTGATCCCAGTTTTGTCATTTGAATTCACGTCTCTTGACAGCTTATTTGGGAAG CTTTCCCATCCAGAGTGCTATGGGGGCCTAGTTTTTACCAGCCCAAGAGCATTAGAAGCCATCAAGATATGTTTAAAAGAGAAGAGTAAAAAAGAGG TGGAAGAAATTGGTCTTGTTCCACAAGGAGAAAAGGCTGGAAATGCTGAGAAATTAGCTGAATATATTTGTTCAA GAGAGAAACCCAATTCCTCAGCTCTCCTATTTCCTTGTGGAGCCCTGAAAAGAGAAGTACTTCCTACAGTGCTTAGAGAAAAAG GCATACCCCTGGAAAGCCTCACTGTTTATCAAACAGCCCAACACCCTGATCTGCAGGAGTCTTTGAGCAGTTACTTCTCCCAGCAG GGGATCCCTGCCAGCGTCGTGTTCTTCAGCCCATCTGGTGTCAAGTTCTGCCTCCAGCACATCCAGAAGCTTTCAGGGGATTTGATCGACCGAGTCAAG TTCGCTGCCATCGGCCCCAGCACAGCGGAGGCCCTGCGAGGCGCCGGCGTCGCCGTGAGCTGCACTGCAGGGAGCCCCACGGCCCAGGacctggctgctgccatccacacagccctgcacccacacagctgctccgGGCCCCACTGa